A window of the Branchiibius hedensis genome harbors these coding sequences:
- a CDS encoding single-stranded DNA-binding protein, producing the protein MYETTVTLCGRLVADPELRQTSKGNLATMRVAVNERKRESGGGYSDGKSSFYSVSAWGELGGEVMDCLSKGNRVVVHGILRVNGYQSDGRNLERVEVTAENIGPDLRFGTAYYRPRPRGSRGTDHAAPSSVEAGPGSWTGRQPSAPPTQEEEYTGPYDVVDDSAERTETLEPESIGA; encoded by the coding sequence ATGTATGAGACAACAGTGACGCTGTGTGGCCGCCTGGTCGCCGACCCGGAACTGCGCCAAACCAGCAAGGGCAACCTCGCGACCATGCGGGTTGCCGTCAACGAGCGCAAGCGGGAGTCCGGTGGAGGTTACTCGGACGGGAAGTCCAGCTTCTACTCGGTGTCCGCCTGGGGTGAACTGGGCGGTGAGGTCATGGACTGCCTGAGCAAGGGCAATCGCGTGGTGGTTCACGGCATTTTGCGGGTGAACGGTTATCAGTCCGACGGCCGCAATCTCGAGCGGGTCGAAGTGACCGCGGAGAACATCGGGCCGGACCTGCGGTTCGGTACGGCGTACTACCGGCCCCGTCCGCGGGGTAGCCGTGGCACCGACCACGCTGCGCCGTCGTCGGTCGAGGCCGGTCCGGGGTCCTGGACCGGTCGGCAGCCCAGCGCGCCGCCGACCCAAGAGGAGGAATACACCGGCCCGTACGACGTGGTCGACGACTCCGCGGAGCGGACGGAGACGCTGGAACCGGAGAGCATCGGCGCCTGA